In Streptomyces seoulensis, the following are encoded in one genomic region:
- a CDS encoding membrane protein, which yields MARRPLPRILSKDSAQLARTQLARSRELARTAADSATDVLHPLITISRGLRRLALAGRAKVVATPKDKRGPLLFLAAAVVMAVALMPYGPLLAAVSLMVAAAWYGRDHAPAAPEGPDTARAERLQSLYEALVPSFSTADDPAPLYAHGGAWDAVLTEHEFDESGRLEHVVIRYPAYFPDGDPESRARVERLLTAKAGRGREYRFAWEEEGNRLTLSVLAALPTGITAQHFVTAPGETVLGFTDPDEVQRTLPLSYGEETCDVPPVVWRTGSRSPEPHLLVMGQPGSGSSTLLRSIALQALRHGDVMIVDGGGTGEYSCLIGREGVLAVECAPAGAVSGLEWAAQETERRLLAVNQARQAGGPPPEDTTRPLWVLLDRPTVFTHLAEAEHRTDPQALLQVPLRHGRAAGVTVVVAEQFDSADTLSEAIGQHTRARVVLGPASPQQVTAFLGAPPPTTPPDRTPPGRGYARLGSGPVHRLQVPATPDPYDEATPEPERKAVLSLLPERTTPAESEPTRSLEVVSPADAVPADRA from the coding sequence GTGGCCCGGCGCCCACTCCCCCGCATTCTGAGCAAGGACAGCGCGCAGCTCGCCCGCACCCAGCTCGCCCGGAGCCGGGAGCTGGCCCGGACGGCGGCCGACAGCGCCACGGACGTCCTCCACCCGCTGATCACCATCTCGCGCGGCCTGCGCCGGCTGGCCCTGGCCGGCCGGGCAAAGGTGGTGGCCACCCCCAAGGACAAGCGGGGCCCGCTGCTGTTCCTGGCGGCCGCCGTGGTCATGGCCGTCGCGCTCATGCCGTACGGCCCGCTGCTGGCCGCCGTGTCCCTGATGGTCGCGGCGGCCTGGTACGGCCGCGACCACGCCCCGGCCGCGCCCGAGGGCCCCGACACGGCACGGGCCGAACGGCTCCAGTCGCTCTACGAGGCGCTGGTGCCGTCCTTCTCCACCGCCGACGACCCGGCACCGCTGTACGCGCACGGCGGCGCCTGGGACGCGGTCCTCACGGAGCACGAGTTCGACGAGAGCGGCCGGCTGGAGCACGTCGTCATCCGCTACCCGGCGTACTTCCCGGACGGCGACCCGGAGTCCCGCGCGCGGGTCGAGCGGCTGCTGACCGCGAAGGCGGGGCGCGGCCGGGAGTACCGCTTCGCCTGGGAGGAGGAGGGCAACCGGCTCACGCTGAGCGTCCTGGCCGCCCTGCCCACCGGCATCACCGCCCAGCACTTCGTCACCGCGCCCGGTGAGACGGTGCTCGGCTTCACCGACCCCGACGAGGTCCAGCGCACTCTCCCGCTCTCCTACGGCGAGGAGACGTGCGACGTGCCTCCGGTGGTCTGGCGCACCGGGAGCCGCTCGCCGGAGCCGCATCTGCTGGTCATGGGCCAGCCGGGCAGCGGCTCGTCCACGCTGCTGCGCTCCATCGCCCTCCAGGCGCTGCGGCACGGCGACGTGATGATCGTGGACGGCGGCGGCACCGGCGAGTACTCCTGCCTGATCGGCCGGGAGGGCGTGCTCGCCGTGGAGTGCGCGCCGGCCGGGGCGGTGTCGGGTCTGGAGTGGGCCGCGCAGGAGACCGAGCGGCGGCTCCTCGCGGTCAACCAGGCCCGGCAGGCGGGCGGTCCGCCGCCGGAGGACACCACACGTCCCCTGTGGGTCCTCCTGGACCGCCCGACCGTCTTCACCCACCTCGCGGAGGCGGAGCACCGCACCGACCCCCAGGCCCTGCTCCAGGTCCCGCTGCGGCACGGGCGGGCGGCCGGGGTGACGGTGGTGGTCGCCGAGCAGTTCGACAGCGCGGACACCCTCAGCGAGGCGATCGGCCAGCACACCCGCGCCCGGGTGGTCCTCGGCCCGGCCTCCCCGCAGCAGGTCACCGCCTTCCTGGGCGCCCCGCCGCCCACCACCCCGCCGGACCGGACCCCGCCCGGCCGCGGCTACGCCCGCCTGGGCTCCGGCCCGGTCCACCGTCTCCAGGTCCCGGCCACCCCGGACCCCTACGACGAGGCGACCCCGGAACCGGAGCGCAAGGCGGTGCTGTCCCTCCTGCCCGAGCGCACCACCCCGGCGGAATCGGAGCCGACCCGCTCGCTGGAGGTCGTCTCCCCGGCGGACGCCGTCCCGGCGGACCGAGCCTGA